GTCGAGCCTGATCGTTTCTCCATTGAGCATGCTGTTTTCGATTACATGGATGACCATCGCGGCGAACTCGTCGGGGCGTCCCATGCGGCGCGGAAACGGGACGCTCGCGCCGAGCGACGCGCGCACCTCTTCGGGAAACGAGGCCATCATGGGCGTGTCGAAGATGCCCGGGGCGATGGTGACGGCACGTATGCCCGAGTCGGCGAGGTCCCGCGCCACCGGAAGCGTGAGGCCCACGACGCCCGCCTTCGAGGCCGCGTAGGCCGCCTGGCCGATCTGCCCGTCGAAGGCGGCGACCGACGCGGTGTTGATGATAACGCCGCGCTCGCCGCCGGCGTCGGCTTCGTTCGCGAGCATCTTCGCCGCGGCGAGCCGTATAACGTTGAAGGTGCCGACAAGGTTCACCCGGATGATCCGCTCGAAAATGGCCAGATCCATGGGGCCTTTTTTGCCCGCGGTGCGGGCGGGCGATGATATCCCCGCCGAGTTCACCGCTACATTTACCTTCCCGAATTTCGCGATCGCCTGGTCGATGGCCTTCATTACGTCCGCTTCGCTCGCCACGTCGGCGCGGCAATACACGGCACTTGCTCCAAGTTCGGCCTCCAGGCTGGCGCCCGTCTCGT
The window above is part of the Spirochaetota bacterium genome. Proteins encoded here:
- a CDS encoding SDR family NAD(P)-dependent oxidoreductase, which encodes MKINEVVAVVTGGASGLGEAVVREITGRGGRAAILDIADETGASLEAELGASAVYCRADVASEADVMKAIDQAIAKFGKVNVAVNSAGISSPARTAGKKGPMDLAIFERIIRVNLVGTFNVIRLAAAKMLANEADAGGERGVIINTASVAAFDGQIGQAAYAASKAGVVGLTLPVARDLADSGIRAVTIAPGIFDTPMMASFPEEVRASLGASVPFPRRMGRPDEFAAMVIHVIENSMLNGETIRLDGAIRMAPK